In one Arenibacter antarcticus genomic region, the following are encoded:
- the ahcY gene encoding adenosylhomocysteinase: MSSKTIPYVPYKVKDIGLANWGRKEIELAEAEMPGLMSLREEYGKEQPLKGARIAGCLHMTIQTAVLIETLVALGADVTWSSCNIFSTQDQAAAAIAEAGIPVYAWKGMSEEEFNWAIEQTLFFGEDRKPLNMILDDGGDLTNMVLDKYPEMAAGIKGLSEETTTGVHRLYERVKKGTLPMPAINVNDSVTKSKFDNKYGCRESAVDAIRRATDTMLAGKRVVVAGYGDVGKGTAASFKGAGSIITVTEIDPICALQAAMDGFEVKKMETVIGNADIVITTTGNKDIIQSQHFKAMKDKVIVCNIGHFDNEIDMTWLNKNYGHTKDEIKPQVDKYTIDGKDVIVLAEGRLVNLGCATGHPSFVMSNSFTNQTLAQIELWKNSENYKNEVYMLPKHLDEKVAALHLSRLGIELETLRPEQAEYIGVSVEGPFKPEYYRY, encoded by the coding sequence ATGAGTTCAAAAACTATTCCTTACGTACCCTATAAAGTAAAAGATATTGGCTTGGCCAATTGGGGAAGAAAAGAAATTGAATTGGCGGAAGCCGAAATGCCTGGACTAATGTCCCTACGAGAAGAGTACGGTAAAGAGCAGCCACTAAAAGGTGCCCGTATTGCAGGTTGTTTACATATGACCATCCAAACAGCCGTTCTTATAGAAACCTTGGTTGCTTTAGGAGCCGATGTTACTTGGAGTTCTTGTAATATTTTTTCTACTCAAGATCAAGCAGCAGCCGCAATAGCCGAAGCAGGAATTCCTGTTTATGCTTGGAAAGGTATGTCTGAAGAGGAATTTAATTGGGCCATAGAGCAGACCTTATTTTTCGGAGAAGACCGCAAACCCTTGAACATGATCTTGGATGATGGAGGTGACCTTACCAATATGGTCCTAGACAAGTACCCAGAAATGGCAGCAGGCATCAAAGGTCTTTCAGAAGAAACCACAACTGGTGTGCACAGACTATATGAGCGTGTAAAGAAAGGAACCTTGCCTATGCCCGCTATTAATGTTAACGATTCTGTTACAAAATCTAAGTTCGATAACAAATACGGATGTAGGGAAAGCGCTGTAGATGCCATTAGAAGGGCTACTGACACCATGCTTGCTGGAAAACGCGTAGTGGTTGCAGGATACGGTGATGTAGGGAAAGGTACTGCTGCATCCTTTAAAGGAGCAGGCTCTATTATAACCGTTACCGAAATAGATCCAATCTGCGCACTACAGGCCGCAATGGATGGTTTTGAAGTGAAAAAGATGGAGACCGTAATCGGAAATGCCGATATCGTTATCACCACCACTGGGAACAAGGACATTATTCAATCACAGCATTTTAAAGCGATGAAGGATAAGGTAATTGTTTGTAATATTGGACATTTCGACAATGAAATAGACATGACTTGGTTGAACAAAAATTACGGCCATACTAAGGATGAAATTAAACCTCAGGTAGACAAGTACACCATAGATGGTAAGGATGTAATTGTACTTGCTGAAGGCCGATTGGTTAATCTTGGTTGTGCTACCGGCCATCCAAGTTTTGTAATGAGCAATTCCTTCACAAACCAGACCTTAGCACAAATAGAACTTTGGAAGAATAGCGAAAATTACAAAAATGAGGTGTATATGCTTCCTAAGCATTTGGACGAAAAAGTTGCCGCCCTACATTTATCGCGTTTGGGAATTGAATTGGAGACCCTAAGACCAGAACAAGCCGAATATATCGGCGTAAGCGTTGAAGGTCCATTTAAACCAGAATATTACAGGTATTAA
- a CDS encoding 4'-phosphopantetheinyl transferase superfamily protein, with amino-acid sequence MPLYKTITVDSHVKVLIWKVEETEAELSKGVVLTPHCQNRVSGMKSELHRRGFLSIRHLLAVEGYVDHDLFYDDVGKPHLKDGRFISITHSHEFTGIILSDSVEVGIDIEMQREKILRIANKYTPLEEYKTVANNDALIRKLTIVWGAKESLYKIYNNPGLSFLHHIDITDFSLSEWETTGAILFKGKSSNYAIKFLEFEGYTCVYAVKD; translated from the coding sequence ATGCCTCTTTATAAAACAATAACAGTAGATTCCCATGTTAAGGTCCTGATTTGGAAAGTTGAGGAAACCGAGGCGGAACTCTCTAAGGGGGTGGTCCTTACTCCTCATTGTCAAAATAGGGTTTCTGGGATGAAATCTGAACTGCACCGAAGGGGATTTTTGAGTATTCGGCACTTATTGGCAGTTGAGGGCTATGTGGATCATGATCTTTTTTATGACGATGTAGGAAAGCCCCATTTAAAGGACGGACGATTTATTTCCATTACCCATTCCCACGAGTTTACAGGGATAATACTATCCGATAGTGTGGAAGTTGGCATCGATATAGAGATGCAACGCGAAAAAATTCTCAGAATTGCCAATAAATATACTCCCTTGGAGGAATATAAGACGGTTGCCAATAACGATGCTTTGATTAGAAAACTAACCATTGTTTGGGGAGCCAAGGAGTCGCTTTATAAAATTTATAATAATCCGGGACTAAGTTTTTTACACCATATAGACATTACCGATTTCTCTTTATCCGAATGGGAAACTACAGGGGCCATATTATTTAAGGGTAAATCGTCTAATTATGCTATTAAATTTTTAGAGTTTGAAGGGTATACTTGTGTATATGCCGTAAAGGACTAG
- the pnuC gene encoding nicotinamide riboside transporter PnuC gives MGPIIDWVFSQYQDTSTHLIVLEMVGVFFGFLSVWYSMRENILVFPTGIISTGIFVYILIIFGLLGDMMINAYYFAMSVYGWYVWTRKVDEEHFIPITRTSPKENSWSALLFIGTVVFVVIVYLVFNKLDHWTAYVDTFTTAIFFVGMWLMARKKLENWIYWIIGDIISIPLYWYKGLIFTSFQYFLFTIIAVLGYLAWKKSLNKSPRMLLK, from the coding sequence ATGGGACCCATTATTGATTGGGTATTTTCCCAATATCAGGATACCTCAACCCATTTGATAGTCTTGGAGATGGTGGGCGTATTTTTTGGATTTTTAAGTGTTTGGTATTCCATGCGGGAGAATATCCTGGTGTTTCCAACCGGGATTATCAGCACTGGAATTTTCGTTTATATCCTGATTATTTTTGGTCTTTTGGGAGACATGATGATCAATGCCTATTATTTTGCCATGAGTGTCTACGGTTGGTATGTGTGGACAAGAAAGGTAGATGAGGAACATTTCATCCCAATTACCAGAACATCGCCAAAAGAGAATAGCTGGTCTGCCTTACTTTTTATAGGTACTGTGGTGTTTGTTGTAATAGTGTATTTGGTTTTTAACAAATTGGATCATTGGACCGCCTATGTAGATACGTTTACCACGGCCATCTTCTTTGTGGGCATGTGGTTAATGGCGCGCAAAAAACTTGAAAATTGGATTTACTGGATCATTGGTGATATTATATCAATACCCTTGTATTGGTACAAAGGCCTTATATTTACTTCTTTCCAATATTTTTTATTCACTATTATAGCCGTTTTAGGATACCTAGCATGGAAGAAAAGTTTAAACAAAAGCCCTCGAATGTTGTTAAAGTAG
- a CDS encoding AAA family ATPase, translating into MEEKFKQKPSNVVKVVLFGPESTGKTTLSEQLARYYNSVWVPEYAREYLQDKWNNERKTCEHQDLLPIAEGQMKLENELAQKATDVLICDTDLLETMVYSEAYYLGYCDPILEKYALKNTYDLYFLTYIDIPWEKDDLRDKPNEREQMFLYFKETLERHNRNFVILKGDKKTRLETAVKYINQLLEK; encoded by the coding sequence ATGGAAGAAAAGTTTAAACAAAAGCCCTCGAATGTTGTTAAAGTAGTTTTGTTTGGTCCAGAATCAACAGGAAAAACCACCTTGTCCGAGCAATTGGCCAGATATTATAATTCGGTTTGGGTTCCAGAATATGCCCGGGAATATCTTCAAGATAAATGGAATAACGAAAGAAAGACTTGTGAGCACCAAGATTTGCTGCCTATTGCGGAGGGCCAAATGAAATTGGAAAATGAGCTGGCGCAAAAAGCTACCGATGTTTTGATCTGTGATACGGACCTTTTGGAAACTATGGTCTATTCCGAGGCGTATTATTTAGGCTATTGTGATCCCATTTTAGAAAAATATGCTCTGAAGAATACTTACGATTTATATTTTCTCACCTATATTGATATTCCTTGGGAAAAGGACGACCTTAGGGATAAGCCTAACGAACGTGAACAGATGTTTTTGTATTTCAAGGAAACTTTGGAGCGGCATAACAGGAATTTTGTTATATTAAAGGGTGATAAAAAAACCCGGCTAGAGACGGCCGTGAAATACATTAACCAACTATTAGAAAAATAA
- a CDS encoding DUF4301 family protein, which yields MELSEADIIQLENLGVSKEKVRSQIETFKEGIPFVRLEKAAIVSHGISKFSEAREKSLINIFDGARDRISLLKFVPASGAASRMFKAMFNFLEAYDPKTERLDAYIKRTGDTEVATFFEGYQNFAFFDLIQNRIKGKTSSKEEEKYLFVQEMLLEDGLNYGFFPKGLLPFHHYGKCSATPFEEHLKEAAAYSSVNNEAKLHFTISEQHGEMFNQEFKKAGERVAAETKVSFTVNYSFQKSSTDTIAVDMDNKPFRETDGSLLFRPGGHGALIENLNDVDADVIFIKNIDNVVVPRYSKVVADNKKILGGLLLELQEKTFKYAELLDKNNLRAEELASIKKFLEEELNVHFLDKYYSFSIGEQIEILKDKINRPIRICGMVKNEGEPGGGPFWVKDVHGHISLQIIESAQVDTGNPEQLRIMKNATHFNPVDLVCGVRNYKGENFNLLNYVDTQQGFITQKTKEGKDLKALELPGLWNGAMAFWNTIFVEVPLETFNPVKTVNDLLKPSHQVE from the coding sequence ATGGAATTATCTGAAGCGGATATAATTCAGTTGGAAAACTTAGGGGTTTCCAAGGAAAAAGTAAGGAGCCAAATAGAAACATTTAAAGAGGGAATTCCGTTTGTCCGATTGGAAAAAGCGGCAATAGTCTCCCACGGGATTTCTAAATTTTCAGAGGCTCGCGAAAAAAGTTTGATCAATATTTTTGATGGGGCAAGGGACAGAATCTCATTATTGAAATTTGTACCTGCTTCTGGTGCAGCCTCCCGAATGTTCAAAGCTATGTTTAATTTTCTAGAGGCTTACGATCCAAAAACGGAGCGTTTGGATGCTTATATTAAGCGGACAGGGGATACAGAGGTTGCAACTTTTTTTGAGGGATACCAAAACTTCGCCTTTTTTGATCTTATTCAAAATAGAATAAAAGGAAAAACAAGTTCTAAGGAAGAGGAAAAGTATCTCTTTGTACAAGAGATGTTGTTGGAAGACGGATTAAATTATGGATTTTTCCCAAAGGGATTATTGCCATTTCACCATTATGGGAAATGTAGTGCTACTCCTTTTGAGGAGCATTTAAAGGAAGCTGCTGCCTACTCATCGGTAAATAATGAGGCAAAATTGCATTTTACCATCTCGGAACAGCATGGGGAAATGTTCAACCAAGAATTTAAGAAGGCAGGAGAAAGAGTTGCGGCAGAAACCAAGGTTTCCTTCACAGTTAACTATTCCTTTCAAAAATCTTCCACAGATACCATTGCGGTAGATATGGACAATAAACCGTTTCGCGAAACAGACGGATCACTTTTGTTTAGGCCAGGGGGTCACGGAGCATTGATAGAGAACCTAAACGATGTTGATGCAGATGTTATTTTTATTAAAAATATAGATAATGTAGTAGTTCCCAGATATTCCAAAGTAGTAGCCGATAATAAGAAAATACTTGGCGGATTGCTATTGGAACTACAGGAAAAAACTTTTAAATATGCCGAACTATTGGATAAAAATAATCTTAGGGCGGAAGAACTAGCGAGTATAAAAAAGTTTTTAGAAGAGGAACTCAATGTGCATTTTCTAGATAAATACTACAGTTTTAGTATAGGGGAGCAAATTGAAATTCTAAAAGATAAGATCAATAGGCCCATTCGGATCTGTGGCATGGTGAAAAATGAGGGTGAGCCTGGAGGAGGACCCTTTTGGGTAAAGGATGTTCATGGTCATATTTCATTGCAAATTATAGAATCTGCTCAAGTAGACACTGGCAATCCGGAACAATTACGAATTATGAAGAACGCAACCCATTTTAATCCAGTAGACCTTGTTTGTGGAGTGAGAAATTATAAGGGTGAAAACTTTAATTTATTGAATTATGTAGATACCCAACAAGGTTTTATTACCCAAAAGACCAAGGAAGGTAAGGATCTAAAGGCATTGGAATTACCTGGACTATGGAACGGGGCCATGGCGTTTTGGAATACTATTTTTGTAGAAGTCCCTTTAGAGACTTTTAATCCGGTAAAAACCGTTAACGATCTATTGAAACCTTCACATCAGGTGGAATAG
- a CDS encoding sigma-54 dependent transcriptional regulator codes for MSKILIIEDDAAFCQMLQKFLTRNGYDVEVSFTAQDAKIKFAKSAFDLVLTDLRLPNYDGVQLLTDFKEINAKIQVIVMTGYAEVGSAVDAMKKGAYDYISKPFTPEEILMQIKSALNEEAVSKSNSKTDHTKKSGSVESSDSEDQVISGLSEASRKLNEYIKLVAPTNMSVLITGESGTGKEVTAKAIHDQSKRNKFNFVAVDCGAIPKEIATSEFFGHIKGSFTGAIEDKIGHFEAAHQGTLFLDEIGNLSYENQIQLLRALQERKIKRVGSTKEITVDVRIITATNEDLTEAVEQGTFREDLFHRINEFSIETPALVDRYEDLMQFADYFLQKANRSLEKDIQGFSEEVIAIFGKYHWPGNLRELQNVIKRAVLLTTGDFVEKETLPKEVHKTKEIDFSDEKFSKADYEKDQIVRALKQSNFNKSKAAKLLQITRKTLYNKINHYNLDL; via the coding sequence ATGTCCAAGATACTTATCATTGAAGATGATGCCGCCTTTTGTCAGATGTTGCAAAAGTTTTTAACCCGTAATGGATATGATGTTGAGGTTAGCTTTACGGCGCAGGATGCCAAAATTAAGTTTGCTAAATCTGCCTTTGACCTAGTGCTGACGGATTTGAGACTACCAAATTATGACGGTGTGCAACTGTTGACCGACTTTAAGGAGATTAACGCTAAAATACAGGTGATCGTTATGACAGGGTATGCAGAGGTCGGATCTGCTGTAGACGCTATGAAGAAGGGAGCTTACGACTATATTTCCAAGCCATTTACTCCAGAGGAAATCCTAATGCAGATTAAAAGCGCCCTCAATGAGGAAGCCGTATCTAAATCTAATAGTAAGACAGACCATACGAAGAAGTCTGGATCAGTAGAAAGTTCGGATTCTGAAGATCAGGTAATTTCTGGCCTAAGCGAAGCATCAAGAAAATTAAACGAATATATAAAATTGGTTGCCCCAACTAATATGTCGGTCCTAATTACCGGAGAAAGTGGTACAGGGAAAGAAGTGACTGCTAAGGCTATACATGACCAAAGCAAGCGCAATAAATTTAACTTTGTAGCAGTGGATTGTGGGGCTATCCCCAAAGAAATTGCCACTAGCGAGTTTTTTGGCCATATTAAAGGAAGTTTTACTGGGGCTATAGAAGATAAAATCGGTCATTTTGAAGCGGCGCACCAGGGCACTCTGTTTTTGGACGAAATAGGCAATCTTTCCTATGAAAATCAAATTCAATTATTACGGGCACTTCAAGAAAGAAAGATAAAAAGGGTAGGGAGTACCAAAGAGATAACCGTTGATGTAAGGATTATTACCGCTACCAATGAAGACCTTACCGAGGCAGTGGAGCAAGGAACTTTTAGAGAGGATTTGTTCCATAGAATAAATGAATTTTCCATAGAAACACCCGCTTTGGTAGATCGTTATGAAGATTTAATGCAATTTGCAGACTATTTTTTGCAGAAGGCCAATAGGTCCTTGGAAAAGGATATTCAGGGGTTCTCAGAGGAAGTAATTGCTATTTTTGGAAAATATCATTGGCCAGGTAATCTCCGGGAGCTACAGAACGTAATTAAAAGAGCAGTGCTATTGACTACAGGGGATTTTGTGGAAAAGGAAACCTTACCTAAGGAAGTGCATAAAACAAAGGAAATTGATTTTTCTGATGAAAAATTCTCTAAGGCAGATTATGAAAAGGATCAAATTGTCAGGGCCTTAAAACAGTCCAATTTTAATAAGTCTAAAGCGGCAAAATTACTCCAGATTACAAGGAAGACCCTCTATAATAAGATTAACCACTATAATTTGGATCTTTAG
- a CDS encoding ATP-binding protein has protein sequence MNKSKNKFTIKIMFSYFMLGILALVVGYFIVSEIKVYVSTEINAENDSKLLKTGSLLTELYQAESLSKLALQKKTSKSFTAYTQKIDSIFISIDSVKLLTDNDYQKKLLDSVQVLLKKKVFNSNELLRLKRNSEDNSSIDNALLELSKIEQSMGKLPPESFNPNYADLPEKSREILKNYADYLSDNVPKDSRDRATALEIDSIITASKLLLQEAKQQKIQTFRTLAQKEMELSRADLEISQQLRSIISAFEQEVMAKSYDDNLKKQDALKRSIRLASVAALLGFAIVGLFTFLITKDYWKVQLFREQLEKEKKFSESLLKSREQLIATVSHDLRTPLNTITGYSELMETTGLTGLQVSYLKNVKSASHYVDSLVNDLLDFSKLEAGKLKIEKSPFILVDLITETAENLKELNTRKKIVLQLELDPRLNNPVLGDAFRVRQILTNLIGNAYKFTEEGFVKITAKIIQESGDTYKTRIQIIDSGIGIKREKQEQIFKEFTQAEDHTDKKYGGYGLGLTISKKLTELLGGKISLNSQEGKGSTFIIEIPFELAQLPLEKNDIIEILPQDNLSLLILDDDPAMLKLLNEVCQHLNFTAHTFSNFYEIDKSADLDYDMVLTDIQMPNISGFEVLKKLQSENYLHYHEQPIVAMTGRKDLKRQEYLQSGFADILQKPFSKDRFTAMLGGLFPARIPKVQEMNSEGKICSDSNLFSLEVISSFLGDDRGGIAEVLQTFISDTGTSLEKLKNAMETSENGEINTIAHRMLPMFRQLKTKEIIPLLEQLETLKPQELNTKELRLTYSSLKNKTTVVILAIKAYLAKDPNYSG, from the coding sequence ATGAACAAAAGCAAAAACAAGTTTACCATCAAAATAATGTTCAGCTATTTTATGCTAGGAATATTAGCCTTAGTTGTCGGGTATTTCATAGTATCTGAAATAAAGGTATACGTATCTACTGAAATTAATGCTGAAAATGACTCCAAACTATTAAAAACAGGCTCTTTACTTACCGAATTATATCAGGCGGAAAGTCTCTCTAAATTGGCGCTTCAAAAAAAGACCTCTAAAAGTTTTACCGCCTACACCCAAAAGATAGATTCAATTTTTATCTCTATAGACTCCGTAAAACTACTGACTGACAATGACTATCAAAAAAAATTATTGGACAGTGTACAGGTATTGCTTAAAAAAAAGGTATTCAACAGCAATGAACTTTTACGATTAAAACGGAATAGCGAGGACAACAGTTCCATAGACAATGCCCTATTAGAACTAAGCAAAATTGAACAATCCATGGGAAAGCTCCCCCCAGAGAGTTTTAACCCAAACTACGCTGACTTACCAGAAAAATCTCGTGAAATTTTAAAAAATTACGCCGACTACCTCAGTGATAATGTCCCAAAAGATTCGCGAGACCGTGCTACGGCCTTAGAGATAGATTCCATTATTACCGCTTCAAAATTGCTATTGCAGGAAGCCAAACAGCAAAAAATTCAGACCTTCCGAACTTTAGCACAAAAAGAGATGGAACTCAGCAGGGCCGATCTGGAAATTTCTCAACAATTAAGAAGTATCATTTCCGCTTTTGAACAGGAAGTGATGGCGAAATCGTATGACGACAACTTAAAAAAACAGGACGCCCTTAAACGTAGTATACGGCTTGCCAGTGTTGCAGCCTTACTGGGATTTGCCATTGTAGGGCTCTTCACCTTTCTTATCACCAAGGATTATTGGAAGGTCCAATTGTTTCGGGAACAGTTGGAAAAAGAAAAGAAATTTTCTGAATCCCTATTAAAAAGCAGGGAACAACTAATAGCCACTGTAAGTCACGACCTCCGAACTCCGCTCAATACCATTACTGGGTATTCCGAATTGATGGAAACTACCGGGCTAACGGGACTACAGGTTTCCTATCTAAAAAATGTAAAATCGGCCTCCCATTACGTAGATAGCTTAGTAAACGATTTATTGGATTTTTCCAAGTTGGAGGCTGGAAAATTAAAAATTGAAAAATCTCCTTTTATATTAGTCGATCTTATCACTGAGACCGCCGAAAACTTAAAGGAACTTAATACTAGAAAGAAGATTGTATTACAATTGGAACTGGATCCCCGTTTAAATAATCCGGTATTAGGCGATGCCTTTAGGGTCCGACAAATTCTGACCAATCTAATCGGGAACGCTTATAAATTTACGGAGGAAGGTTTTGTGAAGATCACGGCAAAAATCATTCAGGAATCAGGCGACACCTACAAAACCCGAATTCAGATAATCGATTCAGGAATTGGAATAAAAAGAGAAAAACAAGAACAAATCTTTAAGGAATTTACTCAGGCCGAAGACCATACCGATAAAAAATACGGAGGTTATGGATTGGGACTTACCATTTCTAAAAAGCTCACGGAACTATTAGGTGGTAAGATTAGCTTAAATAGTCAGGAAGGAAAAGGCAGTACCTTTATAATTGAAATTCCTTTTGAGCTCGCTCAACTCCCCCTTGAAAAAAATGATATAATAGAAATATTACCACAAGACAACCTATCGCTACTAATTCTAGACGATGATCCGGCCATGTTAAAACTATTAAATGAGGTCTGTCAACACCTAAATTTTACGGCCCATACTTTTAGCAACTTTTATGAGATTGATAAAAGTGCAGATTTGGACTATGATATGGTGCTGACAGATATCCAAATGCCAAATATTAGCGGGTTTGAGGTTTTAAAGAAACTGCAAAGCGAGAATTACCTTCACTACCACGAACAGCCCATAGTAGCAATGACGGGAAGGAAGGATTTGAAAAGACAAGAATACCTACAGTCCGGTTTTGCAGATATTTTACAAAAACCCTTCTCCAAAGATCGATTTACAGCAATGCTTGGCGGACTATTTCCTGCTAGGATTCCTAAAGTTCAAGAAATGAATTCGGAAGGAAAAATCTGTTCAGATTCTAACTTGTTCAGTTTAGAGGTTATCTCTTCATTTTTGGGCGATGACAGGGGTGGAATTGCAGAGGTTCTCCAGACCTTTATTTCAGACACCGGTACAAGTCTGGAAAAATTAAAAAATGCTATGGAAACTTCTGAAAATGGCGAAATAAATACCATTGCCCACCGAATGCTTCCCATGTTCCGGCAACTAAAAACCAAGGAGATAATCCCACTTCTAGAACAATTGGAAACTCTAAAACCCCAGGAATTAAATACCAAAGAACTACGGCTTACCTACAGTAGCCTAAAAAATAAAACTACCGTGGTGATTTTAGCGATAAAGGCTTATTTGGCTAAAGATCCAAATTATAGTGGTTAA
- a CDS encoding TonB-dependent receptor: MFTTAAMFGVVLSAFGQEKPKDSLEGSQIALDEVLVSAIRVTKESPVTFTNLTKKQIQSRNLGQDIPILMNFLPAVVTTSDAGAGVGYTGIRVRGSDGTRVNVTINGIPYNDSESHGSFWVNMPDFASSTQSLQLQRGVGTSTNGSGAFGASLNILTDAVSNEAYGEINSSVGSFNTLKNNLKFSTGVLNDHIEISGRLSRITSDGYIDRASSELNSYFLQGSYLDDRTLIKALMFGGHQTTYQAWNGIDKVQLADNRTYNTAGEYTDENGVTQFYDNEVDDYKQNHFQLHWNQKLSDSWSTNLALHYTRGEGYFEQYKEDDDFSTYGITPFDKDGETVSATDLIRRRWLENDFYGTTFSVNYRNEGLDVILGGGWNNYSGDHFGEIIWARFSNNKDYKGRYYDDTSTKSDMNIYAKANYKLNRNWSAYGDLQFRNIAYTANGVETGLVDDTFNFFNPKAGITYDLNAQHNFYLSYAVANREPNRNDYKGGNPKPEKLDDFELGWRHISSGVRLNTNLYYMKYKDQLVLTGELNDVGGALRANVGDSYRLGLEVDAMLTLGDKFILRPNVALSDNRNKDFVFQRDGNLQNLGDTHISFSPSVIAGNIFTYMPDAKLQLSLLTKYVGKQYMGNIDAKSSVLDAYSQTDINVQYVIETNSFIKNIVLSGLVNNIFDNLYESNGYFFTYDDDYSVQGTITTVEGAGYYPQAGINFLLGATINF, encoded by the coding sequence ATGTTCACAACGGCTGCCATGTTTGGTGTCGTATTATCGGCCTTCGGCCAAGAAAAACCAAAAGATTCTTTAGAAGGCAGTCAAATTGCTTTAGATGAAGTTTTGGTATCTGCGATTCGCGTTACGAAAGAGTCGCCTGTTACTTTCACCAATCTTACTAAGAAACAGATCCAATCCAGGAATTTAGGTCAGGATATTCCGATCCTAATGAATTTTCTGCCTGCAGTGGTTACCACATCAGATGCTGGGGCAGGAGTTGGTTATACCGGGATCAGGGTAAGGGGTAGTGATGGAACCCGAGTAAACGTGACCATCAACGGAATTCCGTACAACGATTCCGAATCACATGGATCGTTTTGGGTGAATATGCCCGATTTCGCCTCTTCTACCCAAAGCCTTCAGCTACAAAGGGGAGTAGGGACTTCCACTAACGGATCCGGAGCATTTGGGGCCAGTTTAAATATCCTGACCGATGCCGTCTCCAATGAAGCTTATGGTGAAATTAATTCTTCCGTCGGCAGTTTTAATACGCTAAAGAACAATTTAAAGTTTAGCACCGGTGTGCTTAACGATCATATAGAGATTTCTGGTCGATTGTCCAGAATTACCTCCGATGGGTATATAGATAGGGCATCCTCTGAGTTGAATTCCTACTTTTTGCAAGGATCTTATTTGGATGATCGCACCTTGATCAAGGCATTAATGTTCGGGGGCCATCAAACCACCTACCAGGCGTGGAACGGAATTGATAAGGTGCAGTTAGCCGACAATCGCACCTACAACACTGCAGGAGAGTATACGGATGAAAATGGAGTTACCCAATTTTATGATAATGAGGTGGACGACTATAAGCAGAATCACTTTCAATTGCATTGGAACCAAAAACTTTCGGATAGCTGGAGCACTAATCTAGCCTTGCACTACACTCGCGGGGAAGGATATTTTGAACAGTATAAGGAAGATGATGATTTTAGTACTTATGGGATAACCCCTTTTGATAAGGACGGGGAAACAGTAAGTGCAACCGATTTGATCCGTAGAAGGTGGTTGGAAAATGACTTTTATGGTACAACATTTTCTGTCAATTATCGAAATGAAGGTTTAGATGTAATTCTAGGTGGAGGATGGAATAACTATTCTGGAGATCATTTTGGAGAAATTATATGGGCCCGTTTTTCCAACAATAAGGATTATAAGGGCAGGTACTATGATGATACCTCTACCAAGAGTGATATGAATATTTACGCTAAGGCCAATTATAAATTAAATAGGAACTGGAGCGCTTATGGGGATTTACAATTTAGGAACATAGCATATACCGCAAATGGAGTGGAGACAGGATTGGTAGACGATACCTTTAATTTTTTTAATCCGAAAGCGGGAATTACTTATGACCTAAATGCCCAGCACAATTTTTATCTTTCTTATGCCGTGGCCAATAGGGAACCCAATAGGAACGATTATAAGGGTGGAAATCCAAAACCTGAAAAATTGGACGATTTTGAATTGGGATGGCGTCATATTTCTTCGGGAGTTCGTTTAAACACCAATTTGTACTATATGAAGTACAAAGATCAATTGGTTCTTACCGGGGAATTAAACGATGTAGGTGGAGCACTGCGCGCCAATGTTGGTGATAGCTATAGACTGGGATTGGAGGTTGATGCGATGTTGACCTTAGGGGATAAGTTTATTCTCCGCCCAAATGTTGCTCTTAGCGACAATAGGAACAAAGATTTTGTTTTTCAACGCGATGGGAACCTTCAAAATCTAGGGGATACCCATATTTCATTTTCGCCAAGCGTAATTGCGGGGAATATTTTCACCTATATGCCAGATGCCAAGTTACAGCTAAGTTTGTTGACAAAATATGTGGGCAAGCAGTATATGGGGAATATAGATGCAAAGAGCTCGGTGTTGGATGCCTATTCCCAAACGGATATCAATGTGCAATATGTTATTGAGACCAATTCGTTTATTAAGAACATTGTACTCTCTGGTCTGGTCAACAATATCTTTGATAACCTTTATGAATCTAATGGGTATTTCTTTACCTACGATGACGATTATTCTGTTCAAGGTACCATTACTACCGTGGAAGGAGCTGGATATTATCCTCAGGCAGGTATCAATTTCCTGTTAGGAGCAACTATTAATTTTTAA